The Desmonostoc muscorum LEGE 12446 genome includes a region encoding these proteins:
- a CDS encoding DUF6918 family protein, translating into MGLSDGLLNPNKKAVVVEDCCKMIETQVASKSGISGIALKAAFGALKGVKPGYISYAVEQLLPECLTAIDPIWDEGIEKGDPVGYVIANSSYTADALLGVTDARLKTVSRQIVRGTYEKLRGSAKKHVEEAVPDLANIIDKHSKG; encoded by the coding sequence ATGGGACTTAGCGACGGACTTTTGAACCCAAACAAAAAAGCTGTGGTCGTAGAAGACTGCTGCAAGATGATCGAAACACAGGTTGCATCCAAATCAGGTATCAGCGGCATAGCTCTGAAAGCTGCCTTCGGGGCTTTAAAGGGAGTCAAACCTGGATACATTTCTTATGCTGTTGAACAGCTTTTGCCGGAATGCTTGACGGCGATCGATCCAATCTGGGATGAAGGGATCGAGAAGGGCGACCCAGTAGGGTATGTGATTGCGAATTCCTCATACACAGCAGACGCCCTCTTAGGTGTCACTGACGCGAGGCTTAAAACTGTCAGCCGCCAAATCGTGCGAGGAACCTATGAAAAACTTCGCGGCTCAGCCAAAAAACACGTTGAGGAGGCGGTGCCAGACTTAGCCAACATCATCGATAAGCACAGCAAGGGATGA
- a CDS encoding NF041680 family putative transposase: protein MAMPKFNNNQLIAQFQDFRQKIYNCFSSCSDACMDLLDALAGNTGANSIAELSLSPLFPRSYNSIYKAIQKSFNTNIQEKNNEEEEQEEQEKPNNLIRVVSELIKQPQQRPFYLFALDTTPHPRPYARTLAERGYIYQPNTIKGNKPINIGHSYSILSILPEKETGNAAPWSIPISGERVSLDKTGVDVGSEQISSVMSDSSLPWQEKLCVLVADSAYSQRSFLFDQSKHKNVVVIARVRSNRIFYQSPPVDESKKKRGCPKKYGERFNLADVETWHSPDETTQIQQTTCKGRLLNITILAWHQMLMRGTKHQKMYCHPFTLLRIHVTDDTNQSLWKPMWLIVIGEQRGEISPTVANHCYRQRFDIEHMLRFSKQRLLMTQFQTPDVLHEENWIHLVILAYVQLWAARELATHLPRPWERYLEQNNDKIATPSVVQRDFQRIISEIGTPARSPKTRGNSIGRVQGQVQTQRTKHPVVKKKSKSTLAKVKAA from the coding sequence ATGGCTATGCCAAAATTTAATAACAATCAATTAATAGCGCAATTTCAAGATTTTAGACAAAAAATTTACAACTGTTTTTCTTCATGTAGCGACGCCTGTATGGATTTGTTGGATGCGCTTGCGGGTAATACGGGAGCCAATTCAATTGCGGAGTTATCTTTAAGTCCTTTGTTTCCCAGAAGCTATAATTCTATTTATAAAGCAATTCAAAAATCATTTAATACAAATATTCAGGAGAAGAACAATGAAGAAGAAGAACAAGAAGAACAAGAAAAACCCAATAACTTAATTAGGGTGGTATCTGAGTTAATTAAGCAACCACAACAACGCCCTTTTTACTTATTCGCTCTTGATACAACACCGCATCCGCGTCCTTACGCGAGGACTTTAGCTGAACGTGGGTATATTTACCAGCCAAATACTATCAAGGGTAACAAACCGATTAATATTGGTCATTCTTATTCGATACTTTCTATCTTACCAGAGAAAGAAACTGGGAATGCCGCCCCTTGGTCAATACCAATATCAGGAGAAAGGGTATCACTTGATAAAACTGGTGTTGATGTGGGTAGTGAACAAATTTCCTCAGTAATGTCTGATTCATCACTGCCCTGGCAGGAAAAATTGTGCGTCTTAGTAGCAGATAGCGCCTATAGTCAGCGTTCATTTCTGTTTGACCAATCCAAACACAAAAATGTGGTAGTGATAGCCAGAGTTCGTAGTAATCGAATTTTCTACCAATCTCCACCCGTTGATGAGTCAAAGAAAAAACGTGGTTGTCCAAAAAAATACGGTGAACGGTTTAATTTAGCTGATGTTGAAACTTGGCACTCTCCCGACGAGACAACACAAATTCAGCAGACAACCTGTAAGGGTCGTCTTTTAAACATCACCATACTCGCTTGGCATCAAATGTTGATGAGGGGAACCAAGCACCAAAAAATGTATTGTCATCCTTTTACTCTGCTCAGAATTCATGTGACTGATGATACTAATCAATCTCTCTGGAAACCAATGTGGTTAATTGTCATAGGTGAGCAACGTGGAGAAATCTCACCTACGGTTGCAAACCATTGCTATAGACAAAGGTTTGATATTGAACACATGCTGCGATTTAGCAAGCAGCGTTTGTTGATGACGCAGTTTCAAACTCCAGATGTTTTGCATGAGGAAAATTGGATACATTTAGTAATCCTAGCTTACGTACAGTTGTGGGCGGCAAGGGAGTTAGCAACACACTTACCCAGGCCATGGGAGCGTTATTTAGAACAAAACAATGATAAAATTGCCACTCCAAGTGTAGTGCAACGCGATTTTCAGAGAATTATTTCAGAGATTGGTACACCCGCTCGTTCTCCCAAAACCAGAGGAAATTCCATCGGTCGAGTTCAAGGTCAAGTTCAAACACAACGAACTAAGCATCCTGTTGTCAAGAAGAAGTCAAAATCAACACTCGCTAAAGTCAAAGCCGCATAA
- the tsaB gene encoding tRNA (adenosine(37)-N6)-threonylcarbamoyltransferase complex dimerization subunit type 1 TsaB encodes MLNKTATTKYALSLHTTTPELGIAISNFVGDTRSQVWNLGRDLSSLIHQYLIEFIKPQTWADLSFIAVAKGPGGFTGTRIGVVTARTLGQQLDIPVFAISTLAAVAWSQASKTQNPKTLAVQMPGQRGQIFAAIYELTPDASGLIALLPDTVMTLEAWQETLANWNTSYQLIEAQSGLAATVTSILELAELEWQQGKSPNWSEALPYYGQHPVEI; translated from the coding sequence ATGCTCAATAAAACTGCTACAACAAAATACGCTTTATCACTGCACACTACAACTCCCGAATTAGGCATAGCAATTAGTAATTTTGTAGGCGACACTCGCTCTCAAGTCTGGAATTTGGGGCGTGATTTATCCAGCTTAATACATCAATATTTAATTGAATTTATCAAACCCCAAACTTGGGCGGATTTATCCTTTATCGCAGTTGCAAAAGGTCCTGGTGGCTTTACTGGGACTCGCATTGGTGTTGTCACTGCCCGAACCTTGGGACAACAATTAGATATTCCTGTATTTGCAATTTCCACTTTGGCTGCGGTGGCTTGGTCACAAGCAAGCAAAACCCAAAATCCAAAAACCCTTGCTGTGCAAATGCCAGGACAACGAGGCCAAATTTTTGCTGCTATTTATGAGCTGACACCAGATGCTTCTGGACTCATAGCTTTATTGCCAGATACAGTTATGACCCTAGAAGCATGGCAAGAAACTTTAGCTAATTGGAACACTAGTTATCAGCTGATTGAAGCCCAATCTGGGTTAGCAGCTACAGTAACAAGTATTTTAGAACTAGCTGAACTTGAGTGGCAACAAGGCAAGTCTCCTAATTGGTCAGAAGCTTTGCCTTATTATGGACAACATCCAGTAGAAATTTAA
- a CDS encoding response regulator yields MWSCAARLAIATSGESALQQLEHTPVSLILLDVMMPGMDGFQTCQRIKANAKTQNIPIIFITALSESVNKVTGFELGAVDYIT; encoded by the coding sequence TTGTGGAGTTGTGCGGCTCGTTTGGCGATCGCTACGAGTGGTGAAAGCGCCTTACAGCAATTAGAACATACTCCTGTGTCTTTGATTTTACTGGACGTGATGATGCCAGGGATGGATGGCTTTCAAACATGCCAGCGCATCAAAGCCAATGCAAAAACCCAAAATATTCCGATTATCTTTATTACCGCCCTGTCTGAATCGGTGAACAAAGTCACAGGTTTTGAACTGGGAGCTGTTGACTACATTACGTAA
- a CDS encoding sensor histidine kinase, which yields MAIERSQQDLRTIFDNAHDAIFIHALDGTIIDVNDQMLQIFHVSREEAKTLSIAKDYSGPENPFDQLSMLWEQAIMGKTLTTEWQAKRPHDGSLFNVEVSLRCITLNRQPMILANVRDITERKQAQAALQQAQLQIIQSEKMSALGNLVAGVAHEINNPLGFIYASIQQAKPTIADIVEHLKLYQKSFPNKSEEIMDHAEEIDLDYSLEDLPKMLDSMTMACDRLTNISISLRTFSRADRDYKVPFNIHEGIDSTILILKHRLKANEQRPAIEVITNYGDLPEVECFPGQLNQVFMNLIANAIDALDEFNTGRSFRDIQANPNCITITTSVENNLVKIAIADNGKGMSEEVKQKIFDHLFTTKAVGKGTGLGLAIAHQIVIEKHGGSIHVNSTLDRGTEFIISLPAKAE from the coding sequence GTGGCTATTGAGCGATCGCAGCAAGATCTGCGGACTATTTTTGATAATGCCCATGATGCTATTTTCATCCACGCCTTAGACGGCACAATCATAGATGTTAACGATCAAATGCTTCAGATTTTTCATGTGAGCCGAGAAGAGGCGAAAACCCTATCAATTGCCAAAGATTACTCCGGCCCAGAAAATCCCTTCGATCAACTTTCTATGTTGTGGGAGCAAGCAATCATGGGTAAAACCCTGACGACTGAGTGGCAGGCAAAACGACCCCATGATGGTTCCCTCTTCAACGTCGAGGTTTCTCTGCGTTGCATCACCCTAAATCGGCAACCCATGATTCTTGCTAATGTGCGTGATATTACTGAACGCAAACAAGCCCAAGCCGCCCTGCAACAAGCGCAATTACAAATTATCCAAAGTGAAAAGATGTCTGCGTTGGGTAACTTAGTCGCTGGGGTGGCTCATGAAATCAATAATCCCCTCGGTTTTATTTATGCCAGTATCCAACAAGCTAAACCCACCATTGCTGATATTGTTGAACATTTGAAACTCTATCAAAAAAGTTTCCCCAACAAAAGTGAAGAAATCATGGACCACGCCGAAGAAATCGACTTGGATTATAGCTTAGAAGACTTACCCAAAATGCTTGACTCCATGACGATGGCGTGCGACAGATTAACAAATATCAGCATTAGTTTAAGAACATTCTCCCGTGCTGATCGAGATTACAAAGTCCCATTTAACATCCATGAAGGTATCGACAGTACAATTTTAATTTTGAAACATCGTCTCAAGGCGAATGAACAACGTCCCGCCATTGAAGTTATCACTAACTACGGTGATTTGCCTGAAGTAGAATGTTTTCCTGGTCAATTAAATCAAGTATTTATGAATCTGATCGCAAACGCTATTGATGCCTTGGATGAATTTAACACCGGACGCAGTTTTCGAGATATTCAAGCTAATCCTAACTGCATTACGATTACAACCTCCGTCGAAAATAATCTAGTTAAAATTGCCATTGCTGATAATGGTAAAGGAATGAGCGAAGAAGTAAAACAAAAGATTTTTGACCATTTATTTACTACTAAAGCCGTTGGGAAAGGAACAGGATTAGGATTGGCGATCGCTCATCAAATTGTCATCGAAAAACATGGTGGTTCAATTCATGTCAACTCGACCCTTGATCGAGGAACAGAATTTATCATCAGTTTACCCGCTAAAGCAGAATAA
- a CDS encoding helix-turn-helix domain-containing protein, protein MNIEKFIQRAEVLHKRLADLYQTASVLPWIPPDLLPQAFKELYNTSKIVQLAAEELYQQNEELIQTRNWLEAERQHYQDLFELAPDGYLVTNIEGIIQEANHTAAKLFNVSKHFLVGKSMINFVPLEERQKIRNELIQLSQSVRGKELLIHLQQSHGELFDAALTVLVVPNSEGKATSLRWMLRDISERQPLESTVVKNNSSDLFPGHPVHKYSKGETIPLNPLVIWYVCQGLVKLSTYCETGEEVLLGLATAEMVFGTSLTSLNIYQAVALCDVELVSIYAAEVAASPTLSHTFLPKINQRLQQTESFLVISGRRRVQERLHYLLQLLKREIGETVPEGTRLSVRLTHEDIASACCTTRVTITRLMGKLQEQGVIDFDLKKHIILKNLD, encoded by the coding sequence GTGAACATAGAAAAATTTATCCAACGCGCAGAAGTATTGCACAAGCGTTTAGCAGATTTATACCAAACTGCTAGTGTATTGCCTTGGATTCCACCAGATCTTCTGCCACAGGCTTTTAAGGAACTCTATAACACCTCAAAGATAGTGCAGTTAGCAGCAGAGGAATTGTATCAACAAAACGAAGAACTAATACAAACACGGAATTGGCTAGAAGCAGAACGCCAACACTACCAAGATTTATTCGAGTTGGCGCCAGATGGCTATTTAGTAACTAATATAGAAGGTATCATTCAAGAAGCTAACCACACAGCAGCTAAGTTGTTTAATGTTTCAAAGCATTTTCTAGTGGGCAAATCAATGATTAATTTTGTCCCTCTAGAAGAACGTCAAAAAATCCGCAATGAACTTATCCAACTATCCCAATCAGTCAGAGGTAAAGAGTTATTAATACATTTGCAACAAAGTCATGGCGAGTTGTTTGATGCAGCTTTAACAGTGCTTGTTGTCCCTAATTCGGAGGGTAAAGCAACTTCTTTGCGCTGGATGCTACGTGATATTTCTGAACGTCAACCTTTAGAATCAACAGTAGTCAAGAATAATAGCAGCGACCTGTTTCCTGGTCATCCGGTGCATAAATATTCTAAAGGAGAAACTATCCCTCTTAACCCACTAGTAATTTGGTATGTTTGCCAAGGTTTGGTCAAGCTAAGTACTTACTGCGAAACCGGCGAAGAAGTACTATTAGGGTTGGCAACAGCAGAAATGGTTTTTGGTACTAGTTTGACTTCTCTAAACATTTACCAAGCAGTAGCCCTTTGTGATGTTGAGTTGGTGTCAATTTACGCAGCAGAAGTAGCAGCTTCTCCAACTCTGAGTCATACTTTTTTACCAAAAATTAATCAGCGCTTACAGCAAACAGAATCTTTTTTAGTCATTTCTGGAAGACGACGGGTACAGGAACGCCTACACTATCTATTACAACTTTTGAAACGCGAAATCGGTGAAACTGTACCAGAGGGAACTCGCTTAAGTGTTCGTTTAACTCATGAAGATATTGCTAGTGCTTGTTGTACTACGAGGGTAACAATTACACGATTGATGGGCAAATTACAAGAACAAGGTGTAATTGATTTTGATTTAAAAAAACATATTATTTTGAAAAATTTAGATTAA
- the glpK gene encoding glycerol kinase GlpK, translating to MDTVGSTTPSSGYILALDLGTTGDRAFVFNAQGKIVGQAYKELTQYYPQPGWLEHDPEQIWQDTCWVMETAIANAKITPSAIAALGLTVQRETCLIWDKTTGKPLHKAIVWQDRRTAPLCQKLQEQGYAPEIYERTGLIIDAYFSATKLRWLLDKFTDVDLNNVLAGTIDTWVLWKLTGGKVHATDHSNASRTMLMNLKTCEWDEILLEMFQIPAHILPKIQPSLGVFGVTDATLLGAEIPITAILGDQQAALFGHGCDRPGLMKCTYGTGSFLVAHTGSEIVRSPEQLISTVAWTQRNANGALDVGYALEGSMFTSGACIQWLRDSLKLIKTAAETEAMANRVTDSSGVYFVPAFSGLGAPYWDMSARGAFFGITASVQPEHLVRAVLEAIAYQVVEVVQAINASSSTPVARLTVDGGACENNFLMQFQADVLGIPVERPIVRDTTVQGAAFAAGLAVGFWEDYEALVQQRQIECVFEPRSNFSNFATWQKAVKRTLAWMD from the coding sequence ATGGACACAGTTGGCAGCACAACTCCATCATCGGGCTACATCTTGGCACTGGACTTGGGTACTACCGGCGATCGCGCTTTTGTGTTTAACGCACAAGGTAAGATTGTCGGACAGGCATACAAAGAACTGACTCAGTATTATCCGCAGCCGGGATGGTTAGAACATGACCCTGAGCAAATCTGGCAGGATACGTGTTGGGTGATGGAAACCGCAATTGCCAATGCCAAAATTACTCCCTCAGCGATCGCTGCGTTAGGATTAACTGTGCAGCGTGAAACCTGTTTAATTTGGGACAAAACTACAGGTAAACCACTCCATAAAGCGATCGTTTGGCAAGATCGGCGGACTGCTCCATTGTGTCAGAAGTTACAAGAGCAAGGCTATGCTCCAGAAATTTACGAGCGCACCGGATTAATTATCGATGCCTACTTTTCGGCAACTAAGCTCAGATGGCTATTAGATAAGTTTACAGATGTTGACTTGAACAATGTTTTAGCAGGCACTATTGATACTTGGGTGCTGTGGAAGCTCACGGGTGGAAAAGTCCATGCTACTGACCACAGCAACGCCAGCCGCACAATGTTAATGAATCTCAAAACCTGTGAGTGGGATGAGATTCTCCTAGAAATGTTCCAGATTCCGGCTCATATCCTGCCCAAAATTCAGCCGAGTTTAGGGGTATTCGGAGTTACAGATGCTACTTTATTGGGTGCGGAAATTCCCATCACTGCCATTTTGGGAGATCAACAAGCTGCTTTGTTTGGTCATGGCTGCGATCGCCCCGGTTTGATGAAATGCACTTATGGCACTGGTAGCTTTTTGGTAGCTCACACTGGCTCTGAAATTGTGCGATCGCCTGAACAACTCATTTCCACAGTGGCATGGACACAAAGGAATGCAAACGGAGCTTTGGATGTCGGCTATGCTTTAGAAGGCAGTATGTTTACTAGTGGTGCTTGTATCCAATGGTTGCGGGATAGCTTGAAGTTGATTAAAACTGCCGCTGAAACTGAAGCAATGGCGAATAGAGTCACAGATAGTAGCGGTGTATATTTTGTACCTGCATTTAGTGGATTGGGCGCACCTTATTGGGATATGAGCGCTAGGGGAGCTTTTTTCGGCATTACCGCCAGTGTACAACCAGAGCATTTAGTACGGGCTGTATTGGAGGCGATCGCTTATCAAGTTGTGGAGGTAGTCCAGGCGATAAATGCATCTAGTAGTACACCTGTTGCGCGATTAACCGTAGATGGTGGTGCTTGCGAGAATAATTTTTTGATGCAGTTTCAGGCGGATGTCTTAGGTATTCCGGTGGAACGTCCGATTGTGCGTGATACTACCGTTCAGGGTGCAGCATTCGCAGCAGGTTTAGCTGTGGGATTTTGGGAGGACTATGAAGCATTGGTGCAGCAACGGCAGATTGAGTGCGTGTTTGAGCCAAGGAGCAATTTCTCGAATTTTGCTACTTGGCAAAAAGCAGTGAAACGTACTCTCGCTTGGATGGATTAG
- a CDS encoding MFS transporter, protein MLNSETQKDLRHNFTVNVVESGFFGLGSGFASYITIIPLFVSGFTNSALLIGLIPAIPRLGWQLPQLLIADKVARLKYYKSTVMLLTIHQKLPFLGLALVALLQLQLNSQTILELTFAILIWQGLGSGFSAIAWQSMVAKIVPSGKLGIFYGSLASAGNLMSICGALIAGLLLKEIAQPFNFAVCFLCASFAMALSWFFMSRTREPVSNPSSAIESKREFWDSLSVILRCDRNFRSFVIARLLSQLALMPLPFYTLYAVHQYGMGEESVGLITGVLMVTQTISGLVLGWVGDRWGNKLVLEIGSVACAISSVIAGLAQNVNWFYLVFIGAGIGAIALQNIAAVMTLEFGNQRQRPAYIGLGNTLVAPATIIAPILGGWIADNIDYQTTFWVAAMGGLLTALLLHVGVRDPRYFEQNFSNNN, encoded by the coding sequence ATGCTCAATTCTGAAACTCAAAAAGACCTTCGTCATAATTTTACTGTTAACGTTGTTGAGAGTGGATTTTTTGGTTTAGGAAGTGGTTTTGCATCGTATATCACCATCATTCCTCTATTTGTTAGCGGTTTTACCAATTCTGCATTGCTTATCGGTCTGATACCAGCTATTCCGCGTTTAGGTTGGCAACTACCTCAGCTATTAATTGCTGATAAAGTAGCTCGACTAAAGTATTACAAATCGACTGTAATGTTGTTGACAATTCACCAGAAACTTCCTTTTCTGGGATTAGCACTGGTCGCTTTGTTACAGTTACAACTCAATAGCCAAACTATCTTAGAGCTAACATTTGCCATACTCATTTGGCAAGGACTAGGCAGCGGATTTAGTGCTATTGCTTGGCAAAGCATGGTTGCTAAAATTGTTCCCTCCGGAAAGCTTGGTATTTTTTACGGTTCTCTAGCATCGGCTGGTAATCTGATGAGCATTTGTGGTGCTTTGATAGCTGGTTTACTGTTAAAGGAAATTGCCCAACCATTTAATTTTGCTGTTTGTTTTTTATGTGCGAGTTTTGCGATGGCTTTATCTTGGTTTTTTATGTCTAGGACGCGGGAACCAGTCAGCAACCCATCATCTGCCATTGAAAGTAAACGTGAATTTTGGGACAGTCTGAGTGTGATTCTCAGGTGCGATCGCAATTTCCGTTCTTTTGTAATTGCACGCCTGCTTTCACAATTAGCACTGATGCCACTTCCCTTCTATACACTGTATGCCGTACATCAATATGGCATGGGAGAAGAATCTGTTGGGTTAATTACCGGTGTGTTGATGGTAACGCAAACTATTTCTGGATTGGTTTTGGGCTGGGTGGGCGATCGCTGGGGTAACAAGTTAGTCTTGGAAATTGGTTCTGTCGCCTGTGCTATCAGTTCCGTCATAGCTGGGCTAGCACAAAATGTAAACTGGTTTTACTTGGTGTTTATCGGAGCGGGAATAGGTGCGATCGCTCTGCAAAATATTGCTGCGGTAATGACCTTAGAGTTTGGCAACCAGCGCCAACGACCAGCCTATATCGGTCTTGGCAATACCCTTGTCGCCCCTGCCACCATCATTGCTCCCATATTAGGTGGATGGATAGCGGACAATATTGACTATCAAACTACCTTCTGGGTGGCAGCTATGGGTGGATTACTGACAGCATTGCTTTTGCACGTAGGAGTACGCGATCCACGCTATTTTGAACAAAATTTTAGTAATAATAATTGA
- the argC gene encoding N-acetyl-gamma-glutamyl-phosphate reductase — MTTKPKIFIDGESGTTGLQIYSRLNQRDDIELVSIEASKRKDATERAKLINAVDVVILCLPDDAAREAVSLVSNTTVKILDASTAHRTAEGWVYGFPELNPGQREKIASAQFVSNPGCYPTGFLACIRPLIAKGILKADFPITVNAVSGYSGGGKNLIQKYDSFHEQQAGGESLYPYGIYGLQFGHKHVKEMHYFSGLASPPLFVPSVGDFEQGMLVQVPLPLGILDNPPSGEVIYEAIANYYQSEKFVQVVPLGEPTLLRDGTFLDAKAMNDTNFVQVFVFANDATKEALLVARLDNLGKGASGAAVQNLNIMLGFSEELGL, encoded by the coding sequence ATGACTACTAAACCGAAGATTTTCATTGATGGAGAATCAGGAACCACAGGCTTACAAATTTACTCACGCCTCAACCAACGGGATGACATCGAGTTAGTTAGCATTGAAGCATCTAAACGAAAAGATGCAACTGAGCGAGCTAAACTGATTAATGCCGTGGATGTTGTCATTCTCTGCCTGCCTGATGACGCAGCCCGCGAAGCTGTGAGCTTAGTTAGTAATACTACCGTTAAAATCCTTGATGCTAGTACTGCCCATCGCACAGCTGAAGGCTGGGTGTATGGCTTCCCCGAACTCAATCCAGGGCAACGAGAAAAAATCGCCAGCGCCCAGTTTGTGAGTAATCCCGGTTGTTATCCTACGGGATTTTTGGCTTGTATTCGTCCGTTGATTGCCAAAGGAATTTTAAAGGCTGACTTTCCCATCACTGTGAATGCAGTGTCAGGTTACTCTGGTGGCGGCAAGAATCTGATTCAAAAGTATGATAGTTTCCACGAACAGCAAGCCGGGGGAGAGTCGCTTTATCCCTATGGCATCTACGGTTTGCAGTTTGGGCATAAACACGTTAAGGAAATGCATTACTTTTCGGGGTTAGCATCGCCGCCGCTGTTTGTACCGTCAGTGGGGGATTTTGAGCAGGGGATGTTAGTACAAGTACCTTTGCCGTTGGGGATTTTGGATAATCCACCATCAGGTGAGGTAATCTATGAAGCGATCGCTAACTACTACCAAAGTGAAAAGTTTGTCCAGGTTGTTCCATTGGGAGAACCTACGCTTCTCAGAGACGGAACATTTCTAGATGCCAAAGCAATGAACGACACCAATTTTGTTCAGGTTTTTGTCTTCGCCAATGACGCTACCAAAGAAGCCTTGCTAGTTGCTCGTCTCGACAACTTAGGCAAAGGCGCATCCGGAGCCGCAGTCCAAAATCTCAATATTATGTTGGGCTTTTCCGAAGAGTTGGGGTTATGA
- a CDS encoding DUF1350 family protein: protein MNLKLRFQPVSHSWVALHPQPKGVIQFIAGAFFGTFFPMFFYRHLLQSLYGQGYTIIILPFNFTFNHYVEAGFLMREQYEILPELVRMATVEGYDYEAYLDDKNFSWIGHSLGCKYISLLEGFTALPPEPQAREQFIRNLLSHTSDESQIKSVIADINTLVEELKRKIVEVQKLIFTYVGREIKINSVFIKGQVSILLAPAITSTASAIRPQFLADIIDNLGFGVKPTIEETQNLIKDSELFNIMGLVRFQSDNIAKSTSDWFINILKKPPQEFLESLSGGHLRPLGIQLGNNVLNLFDKPLIESVEKRDKGFEQHVIELFKELKEKAK from the coding sequence ATGAATCTAAAACTGAGATTTCAACCAGTCTCTCACAGTTGGGTTGCCCTTCATCCACAACCTAAAGGGGTAATTCAATTTATTGCAGGAGCTTTCTTTGGTACATTTTTCCCCATGTTTTTCTATCGCCATCTGCTGCAATCTTTATATGGCCAGGGATATACGATTATTATTCTGCCATTTAATTTTACTTTTAACCATTATGTAGAAGCTGGTTTTCTCATGAGAGAGCAGTACGAAATTCTGCCAGAACTCGTGAGAATGGCAACTGTTGAAGGATACGATTATGAAGCGTATCTAGATGATAAAAACTTTTCTTGGATTGGACATAGCCTTGGCTGTAAATATATATCCTTATTAGAAGGATTTACTGCTTTGCCTCCAGAACCTCAAGCGAGAGAACAGTTTATTCGGAATCTGCTATCTCACACTTCAGATGAATCACAGATAAAAAGTGTGATTGCAGACATTAACACTCTCGTTGAGGAATTGAAGCGAAAAATTGTAGAAGTTCAGAAATTAATTTTCACTTATGTAGGTCGAGAAATTAAAATTAACAGCGTCTTCATTAAAGGGCAGGTTTCGATTTTATTAGCACCTGCGATTACCAGCACAGCTAGCGCCATTCGTCCCCAATTTTTAGCGGATATCATCGATAATCTTGGTTTTGGTGTGAAACCAACCATCGAAGAAACCCAGAATTTAATCAAGGATAGTGAATTATTTAATATCATGGGTTTAGTCCGTTTCCAATCAGATAATATTGCCAAATCAACCAGTGATTGGTTTATTAATATTTTGAAAAAACCACCTCAAGAATTTCTGGAAAGCTTGTCGGGTGGACATTTAAGACCTCTAGGTATTCAATTAGGTAACAATGTTTTGAATCTGTTTGATAAACCCTTAATTGAATCAGTTGAAAAACGTGACAAAGGATTTGAACAGCATGTAATTGAGTTGTTCAAGGAACTAAAAGAAAAAGCAAAATAA